A genomic window from Silene latifolia isolate original U9 population chromosome Y, ASM4854445v1, whole genome shotgun sequence includes:
- the LOC141630926 gene encoding protein FAR1-RELATED SEQUENCE 5-like: MAEQSNGYANIGASLTEFKNFKRNIKCYIGDKDADMILDYLKALSESQDGFYYAYQVDEDNCLAKIFWEDAQARMNYSLFGDTITFDPTYGTSKYHMAFTPFTGVDNHKKSVTFAAALIDHENDGSFIWVFKKFLDCMGNQEPQFILTDQDPAIKLGVRSVFKKARHRYCMWHIMKKLTDKVESQICKETDFVERICGVVWDTDLEPIEFEEKWTRVINDFELNDNTWLTYMYGERHKWIPAYFWVLPLGCLLKTTQRSESQKI, from the coding sequence ATGGCGGAACAATCAAATGGGTATGCAAACATTGGTGCATCTCTCACAGAATTCAAGAACTTCaaaagaaatattaaatgttatatagGTGACAAGGATGCTGACATGATTCTCGATTATTTAAAGGCGCTTTCTGAATCACAAGATGGCTTTTACTATGCTTATCAAGTTGATGAGGATAATTGTTTGGCTAAAATCTTTTGGGAAGATGCACAAGCAAGAATGAATTATTCCTTGTTTGGGGACACCATCACCTTTGATCCTACTTACGGTACTAGCAAGTACCACATGGCCTTCACCCCATTCACTGGTGTTGACAACCACAAAAAATCAGTGACTTTTGCTGCTGCACTTATCGATCATGAGAACGATGGGTCATTCATTTGGGTGTTTAAGAAGTTCCTTGATTGTATGGGCAACCAGGAACCTCAGTTCATTCTTACTGATCAAGATCCGGCAATTAAACTCGGGGTGCGTTCTGTATTCAAGAAAGCAAGACATCGctactgcatgtggcatataatgaaaaaaCTTACCGATAAAGTTGAGTCACAGATTTGTAAGGAGACTGACTTTGTTGAGCGGATATGCGGAGTTGTTTGGGATACTGACTTGGAACCCATTGagtttgaagaaaaatggactCGAGTGATTAATGACTTTGAGTTGAATGATAATACTTGGTTGACATACATGTATGGCGAAAGGCACAAATGGATACCTGCTTACTTTTGGGTTTTGCCTTTAGGTTGCCTTTTGAAGACtacacaaagatcagagagtcAAAAGATTTGA